In the genome of Anabaena cylindrica PCC 7122, the window AGAGTTATCAATTTGTGATGCTGGTTGTGGTGTGGGTAGTCTTAGTATTCCTTTAGCGACAGATGGTGCTACAGTTTACGCCAGCGACATCTCCGAAAAAATGGTATCAGAAGCCAAAGATAGAAGTGTAGAAGCTTTATCAAATTCTACAAATCCGACTTTCGCAGTTCAGGATTTAGAATCTTTGAGTGGTAATTTTCATACTGTCATTTGCTTAGATGTTCTTATTCACTACCCCCAAGAAAAAGCAGATGAGATGATTTCGCACCTATGTTCTTTAGCGCAATCACGCATTATTCTGAGTTTTGCACCTAAAACCTGTTTCCTGACTATCCTCAAGAAAATTGGTAGTTTCTTCCCAGGCCCTAGTAAAGCAACTCGTGCCTATTTACACCGTGAAGCTGATGTAGTGAAAATCCTCGAAAAAAATGGCTTCACAATACAGCGTCAAGCAATGACTCGAACTCGCTTCTACTTTTCTCGTTTGTTGGAAGCTACACGTTAATCAGTAAGAATCGCAGCAAAAACATGATTGATTTTGCTGCGTTTTACATCTAAAAATTTCCTGGCTTTGATTTTGAGTGCAAAACCTTAATTTATAAACAATGTCTGCAAAAAAAATATTTAATCATATACCAAAATTAATCTTTAATTCACCTTGGTTTATAATTATTTCATTTTCGATTCTCGGTTTGATTGGGATTCTCAACCATTCAATGTGGAGAGACGAATTAAATCCCTGGCTAATTATCAGAGATAGTGAATCTTTGCCTGATTTAATCGGAAATATTCGTTATGAGGGTCATCCGGTTCTGTGGTATTTCTCTCTAGCATTATTAAGAAATATTGCTGATACACCGATAATGATGCAACTATTTCATTTAGGTTTAGCAATTTCTTCTGTTACTATTTTTTGCTTATATAGCCCATTTAATTATAGACAAAAATTTCTATTTTCATTTGGTTATCTCCCCTTT includes:
- the bchM gene encoding magnesium protoporphyrin IX methyltransferase gives rise to the protein MNAADDKTIVREYFNSTGFDRWKRIYGDGEVNKVQLDIRTGHQQTVDTVIGWLKADNNLAELSICDAGCGVGSLSIPLATDGATVYASDISEKMVSEAKDRSVEALSNSTNPTFAVQDLESLSGNFHTVICLDVLIHYPQEKADEMISHLCSLAQSRIILSFAPKTCFLTILKKIGSFFPGPSKATRAYLHREADVVKILEKNGFTIQRQAMTRTRFYFSRLLEATR